The Bactrocera dorsalis isolate Fly_Bdor chromosome 2, ASM2337382v1, whole genome shotgun sequence region TTGATGATGTGTCTATGTTTAATATGGTTTGGTGACCTTAGAGAATAAAAGGAGCACTATCTGGGAAATGAATGGCCTAGAGACTGAGAACGCAACAACATGCCACAAACTTatctacatttgtatatttatagccTTTGGTTTGGGAAAAGAGTTAacttatgttatgttatttacCGTGTCGCTGAAGGGTCTTGTTACACATGAAATATACCAATCAATCAAGGCAATATTAGTATATATGGATGTATATGAAGGCGTGGGTATCATttcatatttgaaataataagtAGTATAATGAATAATACTACAAGTATTATCTCAGGGAAATGTAGAAAAACAGAGTTATTAAATGTTAAATCAAATACAGTGATATTGAACAGATAAGCTATCAGTCAGATAAACTTTGATTAGAGTAGGCAATCACAAAGTTTTAACCCCATCtaacacgcagtgaagaaaatttaGTAGCCGTAGCTGAGACCACCCTACCctaagaccgtggagagtcgtttaggcgccattcgcagcaactcggattgACGTACGGAACGGCTTGGTGTATTTTACGTCGAgaccttaaattgaaagcgtaaaaaataaagtttgtgaaagaactgaaaccgctggaaatctcaaaatggatcactctttattttttcaactcaAATTACCATTCAATTCGTAATGCTGGCGAATAATAAAATCTAGAAGggctttatatatttatgatcTTCGTCAGGTCTTTCGATCAGACCATTACGACCTGTTTAGCGGTCTGAGCTACATCTTCATATAACCTATTTTCGAGCTCAGTTCTTGTGTATATATAACGAGAAAAAGTTGGAAATGAATCCTGTCTCAAATATTGGAGTTAAAAAATTGTGGAAAGGAACATTATAGATGATCGAGAGAGCTGACATCGATATATGATTTCCTATCCGGAAACAATTATAGTCACAAATTCTCTAACACAAGTTGATTTTTTATAGAGGTTAACCGATATCTGACCAAAAACTCAATTTCCTTTAATTTAATAGGCCTTTTTGACATTATTTCCTGGTAGGGTCAAGTTTTTAACTCCACTCTAAAAGTAGTACAAGTTATTattcaaaaagttatatttttgatgttttttacttttattaagtACTTTGCTATAGATTGTATATTCGTCTCTATAGAATTTCAATACACGAGCTGACATCAAATTTAGTCTTAGCTtaaatacaatacaattttggttatgcttaaaataatttaaaacttattcCAAAAACAAGAATTAAACTGCATTTCACAAATTCAATTTAACCTTCACCGCCCTTAAAAGATACGCTTCAACAAACCTTAGTGAGAGAGAGATGACATAAGAACATAGTAATCTGAGTACCAAAAATCTATCCTTAAAACACTTGTTGTACTATGTAGAGGACTCTCCTGGATTTATACCCATCGCCGTTGCAATAACTCTCTTCATCGGTTTGCCATGCTTAGTGCCGTTACTCTCCAGCAAATAGAGACCACGCTTGCCTCTGATCAAAGCACCGAAAGCCACACGATCCTTCATCTCCACTGACAGCGGTCTAAAGCTCAgcgaaaaacttaaaataccctTACGCAATGTAGCAATATGCTTGAGTGAGAAGGATAATATACCTGAACTTAAGTTCTGTTTCAACGCACGCCTATCATATTCGATGTGCGATTCTTTAGTCAAGTCCATGTCTTTCGGATCTAGTTTAAGTTCGAATTCGGCCCAAAGATTGGGAAAGGCGCGTATTAATTTAAGCCTATGTAATTTTTGTAAGTGACACGTACGCACCATTGCGAGTACAGCTTGTGGGAATGCTTCGGTGTAAAGTTGTACGATAAAACGGCCGATAGGATAGAGACTAACAACTTCCAAGTCAAAGTAAACAATTGGACGCAGCAGTAAACGTTGTTCGGAGCATCTAGGAGCTAAGATAATTTCGGATTTGTATTTGCTTAAGATCTCTTTGGGGGTACGAAAGTCAGCATAACTCGCTGAGAGTGGTCTCAAATTagtattcacaattttttgcgCGCTCAGCACACGTTTCGCTATGAAGTGATTCTCTTTCTCAATAGCTTCCAAAGATCTGAGCATAGAGGCCATACGTGAATAGCGCCATTGCGCATCGAAAGAATCATTCCAAGAGCCCTTGCGGCCCAAAATTTGCATTCGTCCGAAATATTCCAAAATTTCGGTATTCGTGCGCATAATATCCGAAATGGCCGACATGTCGAGGTAATTATTCTTCAGATTCATTATATTTGTTAAGTGCAAAATCGGTGGCGAATCATCCACGTATTTTTTGGCATTCTTGACGCGACAGCGATGTTTGTAGTAATTGTAAAGAAACAAGGGCGTCATATTGTAGAGCTTTTTCTTCCGCTTGTAACGGACGATCTGTTCAAGGGTGGTGACTTTGGCAGGCATGCTGAAGACTCgactaaaatttcataaatacacacacaaataatttatatccactatttttcgtttctttcttaattattagacaataaaattacaaaaaagtttgaaaattttgagaacgaaaaaacagaaaatttacatATCTTGTGAACTAACGGAATACCCAATGAAAATACGTCGAAAGTGAAAAGAAGAATTATTACAGCAATGATACCACTCTATTGGAAATATTATCAGCTATCAGTATCGGACGACATAGTTTCGAACCTTTACTGGGTATAGTCGTTGtcgcaaaattaaatttgaagtaagATAGATCTTTATCTTAATACCTTGTCAAGTTAAAAAGTGTTCCATAcaagacttgagtttgatctGTCGGTTGATTGTCAGGCAACTATATGATATccatagttgtccgatatcgccGGTTCTGAGGAATGAGCAATGAGGCTGACTGGGTTAATATGTTTTCCTGAGCAAGTTTGGTTGATCATTTTTACATTGAACTAAACTACACGCTTGAATCTTCATTTCAGCTTACTTATAGCTCTTCATTTTTTCCGATTAATGGAATTTGGTGGGCGTGTCAGTGGTCCGATTCCGCTCATCAACGCCTTATGGAAAAAATCGGGGCCCGGGTATGATTGCAGAAAATTTTTGGAgaataaaactgcaaaaaattgttgtaaagtACCGGATACCCCTGAGAACTTCGGCGACAACTCCGATCTTCACCCCTCTCCTTCACTTTATAGTACCAAGGAAAGCGAGTACcagttttttaagatatttttaatttttgctcaagttatcgcttgcgcAGGCGGACGGACAAACAGCCACTGGGAATATACATCGACTCAAAACtcttttttggaattaaaatattattgggTCGATCTTAGTGTTGGAATGAAAAATTAGAAACGACTTGGTACACTTGGGCTTCACAATGCGTTAAGAAGCACAATAAATATGGGTTTAGCCAgcatttactattttttttaaacaactattgtttcaaaacattttcatGTAAAcgtttccaattttttaaaaaataaatttctaaaacaaCGCACTGTACCCATTCAAGCTATTCACTTGGTCGCCCACACGTCCACACACCGTACGCGTGCAAAcattcacacaaacacacacattcgtatatacatataggcaCTCTGACGAAAATCTTTGCGTCGTTCCCAAAATAGTTTGAAGGTGACTACGTAGCGTAGAATGGACAGCGGGGACTTTAgaatatacatagtacatacaaatgtgcgtCGCTGTGAAGAGACTGTGCCAAGTGCAAGGTAATTTCCTTATACAATACGTTTAGCTGATTGTGTTCTATTTTTTTGGcgataaaagtttttctttgcaGAAAATTTGCAAATGCATGCGTGATAAAAGCAAACATATaggcaaaagcaacaaaagtttCATATGAATGCAACACTGTGCACTATTGACTTTGAGGAAAGGAAGAGAAATTGTACTGAATGTAGAGCGTAAACTGTACTCTTTTTGCTTTTACGCtcttaaagtttttttccaatcAGTGCGAACAGCTGATTTTGTATTTGACGTCGTAACAGCTGTCAATGAGAAATGCCTTTGGTAAGAGACATTTGATTGTACTCTACGATTGAATTGAGAAAACTTGTTGCCGTATATGTTCAAGAAATTCTtggaataaatattaattaggTTACCTGTTTACATTTACCTTTGTacgtttgtaaaatatttgtaattcataataaaattttacatgaaATATTCTAATTAGAAAAATTCCAATTGGTATTCTAACTGTAGGGTACCGAAGTTCTGAAATGTCTGCGCTCTGCCACTCACTGCAAGTTCAACGGTGCAGTGTTGCCaacatttcttttacatttacTGCATAATGTTTGGATTCTGTAGTTTCCTTTGCTATTCGTCTGTCCAATCACTTTTTATCacaattttgcatatttgtaggaatattgatttatttttgttacaattttccTTGCTTACTAGgagattgaaaataaatacaataacttgTTAGTAAACCCAGCCAACCTTCGGAACTTACATTGTCATCTTGCTTTTGTGCCAACAAAATTCGTTGCGTTGGCaacacatttgtatatttattgaagGTGTATTCGTTAGCAGAAGGCAAACACACGGGTTTTTAACATCGTTTTTTCATTGGTAGTCGGCTGCGTTTTCGGTTTTCTCTGTTGGTTTTGCTCCGTTATTGCTTTTTATAAAAGAACGTGGAATGTTTgcaatataattcaaaattcgcttaataaatcaaatatatattgACACTTTCAAAATTGAAGTAACTTCGCTACTCAAGCACTTTAGCGTTTAGTGCTCCAAATTCCAGACAGAAACTACAAGGGTGGTGCTGTTTGTTGGTGAAGTTCAGTTGGTGTATTGAGGTGGTCGTGGAAAGGTGCTAATATCGCCCCATCTAGTTCGTGGAGCTCCAAAGCGGTCGCGAGGTTTGTTGTAAAAGTGCGAAATGTCAAATCAAAGTGAAACGAAGGTGGCCGTGGCGCCTAA contains the following coding sequences:
- the LOC105227529 gene encoding uncharacterized protein LOC105227529; translated protein: MPAKVTTLEQIVRYKRKKKLYNMTPLFLYNYYKHRCRVKNAKKYVDDSPPILHLTNIMNLKNNYLDMSAISDIMRTNTEILEYFGRMQILGRKGSWNDSFDAQWRYSRMASMLRSLEAIEKENHFIAKRVLSAQKIVNTNLRPLSASYADFRTPKEILSKYKSEIILAPRCSEQRLLLRPIVYFDLEVVSLYPIGRFIVQLYTEAFPQAVLAMVRTCHLQKLHRLKLIRAFPNLWAEFELKLDPKDMDLTKESHIEYDRRALKQNLSSGILSFSLKHIATLRKGILSFSLSFRPLSVEMKDRVAFGALIRGKRGLYLLESNGTKHGKPMKRVIATAMGINPGESST